The Verrucomicrobium spinosum DSM 4136 = JCM 18804 genome includes a region encoding these proteins:
- a CDS encoding sulfate ABC transporter substrate-binding protein: protein MNKKFFLKSVLALTATGVLGSSLFAEGLLNVSYDPTRELYVEFNKAFAKHWKDTTGKDVTIDQSHGGSGKQARAVIDGLEADVVTLALANDVNAIADKAGLLPADWQKRLPNNSAPYTSTIVFIVRAGNPKGIKDWDDLIKDGVSVITPNPKTSGGAQWNYLAAWEFAKRKYGSDDKAKEFVKKLYKNVPVLDSGARASTNTFVQRELGDVFISWENEAFLVQKEFGASKYQTIVPSLSILAEPTVAVVDKVVDKKGTRAVAEAYLKYLYTDEGQDIAGKNFYRPRSEKAAAKYGATFPKLNLFTIDEAFGGWVKAAKTHFADGGTFDEIYTPAK, encoded by the coding sequence ATGAACAAGAAATTCTTCCTCAAATCCGTGCTCGCCCTGACGGCGACCGGCGTGCTGGGCTCCTCCCTCTTCGCAGAAGGTCTGCTGAATGTTTCCTATGACCCAACCCGTGAGCTCTACGTGGAGTTCAACAAGGCGTTCGCGAAGCATTGGAAGGACACGACCGGCAAGGACGTCACGATTGACCAGTCTCACGGTGGTTCCGGCAAGCAGGCGCGTGCGGTCATCGACGGCCTGGAAGCCGATGTGGTGACTCTGGCCCTGGCCAACGACGTGAACGCGATCGCCGACAAGGCTGGCCTCCTGCCCGCCGACTGGCAGAAGCGCCTCCCGAACAACTCCGCCCCCTACACCAGCACGATCGTCTTCATCGTCCGTGCCGGCAACCCAAAGGGCATCAAGGACTGGGATGACCTCATCAAGGACGGCGTGTCCGTAATCACCCCGAACCCGAAGACCTCCGGTGGCGCCCAGTGGAACTACCTGGCCGCCTGGGAGTTCGCCAAGCGCAAGTACGGCAGCGATGACAAGGCCAAGGAGTTTGTGAAGAAGCTCTACAAGAACGTGCCGGTGCTCGACTCCGGTGCCCGCGCCTCCACGAACACCTTCGTGCAGCGTGAACTGGGTGACGTCTTCATCTCCTGGGAAAACGAGGCCTTCCTCGTGCAGAAGGAGTTCGGTGCCAGCAAGTACCAGACGATCGTCCCCTCCCTGAGCATCCTTGCTGAACCGACCGTGGCCGTGGTGGACAAGGTCGTGGACAAGAAGGGCACCCGCGCCGTGGCCGAAGCCTACCTCAAGTACCTCTACACTGACGAAGGCCAGGACATCGCCGGCAAGAACTTCTACCGCCCCCGCTCCGAGAAAGCCGCTGCCAAGTACGGCGCGACCTTCCCGAAGCTGAACCTCTTCACCATCGACGAAGCTTTCGGCGGATGGGTGAAGGCGGCCAAGACCCACTTCGCTGACGGCGGCACGTTCGACGAGATCTACACGCCCGCCAAATAA
- a CDS encoding porin → MKFRNTITSQALLALTVTSLTVGAQAGEIVTTSGKGSAPVQKEEKEESLYDKIWGLATLYKNKDNPIIQEFKLRGRYQGQYHWVDSDQGDEDGWEDRRSRFGFDAKLFNQFDVRLDAQSSDGFDPFYNGLVDAYIKWRPSKEFNLTLGRQKPQIGYYDFLQSTNNQPTFERSQIFNQLRVDRVVGAIADGKIGNFTYQAGIYSNDIDEEFGQFDGGIAFGAGFGYDFKEALGVKKADWRFDWLHSEIEAGSTILNRYEDLFSSTFWVQDGRIGLVVEGFAGTGQAADAWGFFIQPTFDLVPDKLQLVGRYSFADGDGPDSVYAQSRYERNAPNLTGGGRGDRYNAAYLGFQYFIYGDKLKVLGGAEYADVNGGGNGGDYSGWTYLTGVRFSF, encoded by the coding sequence ATGAAATTCCGCAACACCATCACCAGCCAGGCGCTGCTGGCGCTCACCGTGACCTCCCTCACGGTTGGAGCCCAGGCCGGCGAAATCGTCACCACCTCCGGCAAGGGGAGCGCCCCCGTGCAAAAGGAAGAGAAGGAAGAATCCCTCTACGACAAGATCTGGGGACTCGCCACGCTCTACAAGAACAAGGACAACCCGATCATCCAGGAGTTCAAGCTCCGCGGCCGTTACCAGGGCCAGTACCACTGGGTGGATTCCGACCAGGGCGATGAAGACGGCTGGGAAGACCGCCGCTCCCGCTTCGGTTTCGACGCCAAGCTCTTCAACCAGTTTGACGTTCGTTTGGATGCGCAGAGCTCGGATGGCTTTGACCCCTTCTACAACGGCCTCGTGGATGCCTACATCAAGTGGCGCCCCTCGAAGGAGTTCAACCTGACCCTGGGCCGCCAGAAGCCCCAGATCGGCTACTACGACTTCCTCCAGTCCACGAACAACCAGCCGACCTTTGAGCGGTCCCAGATCTTCAACCAACTGCGCGTGGACCGCGTGGTGGGCGCGATCGCAGACGGCAAGATCGGCAACTTCACTTACCAGGCTGGGATTTACTCCAATGACATCGACGAGGAGTTTGGCCAGTTCGACGGCGGCATCGCCTTTGGTGCCGGCTTCGGCTACGACTTCAAGGAAGCCCTGGGCGTGAAGAAGGCTGACTGGCGTTTTGACTGGCTGCACAGCGAGATCGAAGCCGGAAGCACGATCCTGAACCGCTATGAAGACCTGTTCTCCAGCACCTTCTGGGTGCAGGACGGCCGCATCGGTCTCGTGGTGGAAGGTTTCGCCGGCACCGGCCAGGCTGCTGACGCCTGGGGCTTCTTCATCCAGCCGACGTTTGACCTCGTACCCGACAAGCTCCAGCTCGTGGGCCGCTATTCCTTCGCGGATGGCGATGGTCCGGACAGCGTGTACGCGCAGAGCCGCTATGAGCGCAACGCCCCCAACCTGACCGGTGGCGGGCGTGGAGATCGTTACAACGCCGCCTACCTCGGCTTCCAGTACTTCATCTACGGCGACAAGCTGAAGGTGCTCGGCGGTGCGGAGTACGCTGACGTGAACGGCGGCGGCAACGGTGGTGACTACAGCGGCTGGACCTACCTGACGGGCGTCCGCTTCTCCTTCTAA
- a CDS encoding YezD family protein, with protein sequence MSYSVENDLATEAWVEIVRRKVDAMRFGSVQIVVHEGRVTQVESTEKTRLPDAVNGAQATAKKRA encoded by the coding sequence ATGAGCTACTCCGTTGAAAATGACCTCGCCACTGAAGCGTGGGTCGAAATCGTCCGCCGCAAGGTGGATGCCATGCGTTTTGGATCCGTCCAGATCGTTGTCCATGAAGGCCGTGTCACCCAGGTGGAAAGCACCGAGAAGACGCGCCTGCCCGATGCGGTGAACGGTGCCCAGGCCACCGCCAAAAAGCGAGCCTGA